A region from the Chrysoperla carnea chromosome 4, inChrCarn1.1, whole genome shotgun sequence genome encodes:
- the LOC123297346 gene encoding uncharacterized protein LOC123297346 isoform X1, protein MAVTTHHAIPASNNVNKPNVKRLVYNMYRDMLGSYNDKANDIVDSLPRRMVREDQGITKQIESMIQQQTNSPGNYGNDQPCFAGPPPPPPPPGPCNLPSKRLSTEIPDRRLEPPACVQNAMMTKDKKPFTYTPGGLDLSQIKSPRMARRISRNAQAEGVSEPRQSPLAQPPGQLPPSALAAMQPNLPTPVFPPGGIPPPPPPPSNAGPIQSPPPPPPLNNIQPNVNKPVPPPQNFQRPDIKSIIPPNPTAMLRQTGGPMRRGPYPPEPVDEPTSPEKLQASNNTANKPQLGSLYIPPVKNQEIEENRNSPSNIQSPARNIHTPPSVQSPVLNKAPTPWLTQRVQPQQQSNVPAWAQREDSQPKSPPTVITKVMPVQIEQSTPKPNNVSSIQIQHRPQVFVVNPPQMYQHPMSPGPQQQQHSMSPGPQQQPHPMSPGPQAQKHSRIIPIQIEGSNSPTQMSPAANISRNDSVNQPQWRANGNVQRTQEIPNNQFRKLQLQEDDQNLMNRFKNQVDEDTFLHNETDPRYRGAAIPSRAFRMLQTMTDSASDPIPQYSNAPRNSPGPVIRTIPIQREDNGNAQQQYIPPSEQQAPADPRKYTGSAIPSRSFRMLQAMTSPNNTPCANTQSTENVENYANDPYYSQWGGYDPNYPPHPYWNNPYWAYYSQCYSPQLQQECQDENQTGEQNEQSEQDLNAQYQQYWDQYGYYYNYYPYSYPPVYSPHPFYHQNSDTDNEGAYSSCDEMTYYGALFANKPPKIPQKQQSETPNIIVTSENNAENNPENKSQKNEVKNIEKANSVSDSSESESDSESDADTEVGDQKPIKTKSGSLIAIKSVSDINIYEDSNNYPNDDQDANDDNSNDEESTEENEDEYSAYEEEEEIPHQLSVIFEDDNEVSDYESVRGKKPRQDSEHTLVSEEESFVTVGNGESDTDEEEEGTHTQSTVTVKLPLKLKCSRNEQNEPITTIIVEPTSEIIETHVTLKSPTPCKDKPKEDVSFTINIPSRKNSFETQNNSVTDSKLTDSTQDSDVSISISLSLKKISDQNNDSSDQLKCETKQEEEESESEEESDSDSDDNDEGSSSSSGDSSSDSSSESESEVENTKDEKDDMNDISEKEKQQILKLLARAKGIEKDETISMNVKDKIKSFEMHIRNESSNSRRNSSKSIVDMTDEEDSGVTSDMSRHISDTDSSECFPELRKMNKYRRAATHSRLFQLLQEEYNAKDEDENETQTNENNINSVKESLTLPLQIDQEESSSGINSPISPTVNDRLVKELVQSLLKRKKGKCFRNLPLEKLHAAALRILQEDMDRYDTISSSEDGGSTAFLSPLPTETVNSSPVQTPQEFFNGNYDDYSAYYSSWANMASDSENYDILPSRTFKLLQDHATGTKPYKNTVLAKCPRVLSGKNLPKELQKVTETRETPSPLLESNPDNKIEARAT, encoded by the exons ACAACAACAGACAAATTCTCCTGGAAACTATGGAAACGATCAACCATGTTTCGCAGGACCGCCACCACCTCCACCGCCTCCTGGACCATGTAATTTACCTTCGAAAAGGCTCAGTACAGAG attCCAGATAGACGTTTAGAACCACCAGCCTGCGTACAGAATGCAATGATGACAAAAgataaaaaaccatttacatATACACCCGGTGGACTtgatttatcacaaataaaGTCCCCACGTATGGCACGTCGTATTAGTCGAAACGCACAAGCCGAAGGTGTATCAGAACCAAGACAATCTCCATTAGCTCAACCACCCGGACAACTACCACCATCTGCTTTAGCTGCCATGCAACCAAATTTACCAACACCAGTTTTTCCACCTGGAGGTATTCCACCTCCACCTCCACCTCCCTCAAATGCTGGTCCTATTCAATCACCACCCCCTCCACCTCCTTTAAATAACATTCAACCAAATGTAAACAAGCCAGTGCCACCTCCACAAAACTTTCAAAGGCCGGACATCAAAAGTATTATACCACCAAATCCTACAGCTATGCTACGACAAACTGGTGGGCCCATGAGACGTGGACCTTATCCACCTGAACCAGTCGACGAACCTACATCACCAGAGAAACTACAAGCTTCTAACAATACAGCTAATAAACCACAATTGGGATCACTTTATATACCACCAgtgaaaaatcaagaaattgaGGAAAATCGAAACTCACCAAGCAATATTCAATCACCTGCAAGAAATATTCATACACCACCTTCAGTGCAATCACCAGTTTTGAATAAAGCACCCACACCTTGGTTAACACAACGCGTGCAACCACAACAACAATCGAACGTACCTGCATGGGCACAACGTGAAGATTCCCAGCCAAAATCACCACCAACAGTTATTACAAAAGTGATGCCAGTTCAAATTGAACAAAGTACTCCCAAACCAAATAATGTTAGTAGTATTCAAATTCAACATAGGCCGCAAGTTTTTGTCGTAAATCCTCCACAAATGTATCAGCATCCTATGAGCCCAGGaccacaacaacaacagcatTCTATGAGCCCAGGACCACAACAGCAACCGCATCCTATGAGCCCGGGACCACAAGCGCAGAAACATTCACGAATTATTCCGATTCAAATAGAAGGATCCAATTCACCTACACAAATGAGTCCAGCTGCAAACATTTCCCGAAATGATAG TGTGAATCAACCACAATGGCGAGCGAATGGAAATGTTCAACGTACTCAAGAAATCCCAAATAACCAATTTAGAAAACTACAATTACAAGAGGATGATCAAAACTTAATGAATAGATTTAAAAATCAAG TTGATGAAGATACATTTCTTCATAATGAAACGGATCCAAGATACCGAGGTGCTGCAATACCCTCGCGGGCTTTTCGTATGCTGCAAACAATGACCGATTCTGCCTCGGATCCTATACCTCAATATTCGAATG CTCCACGTAATTCACCAGGTCCCGTTATACGTACAATCCCGATTCAAAGagaag ataaTGGAAATGCTCAACAACAATATATACCACCTAGTGAACAACAAGCACCGGCTGATCCACGAAAATATACAGGAAGTGCAATACCAAGTCGATCGTTTCGTATGCTTCAAGCAATGACATCACCAAACAATACACCTTGTg CAAATACTCAAAGCACCGAGAACGTCGAGAACTATGCAAACGATCCATATTATTCTCAGTGGGGTGGCTATGATCCAAATTACCCACCACATCCTTATTGGAATAATCCGTATTGGGCATATTATTCACAATGTTATTCCCCACaattacaacaagaatgtcaaGATGAAAATCAAACCGGGGAACAGAATGAACAATCTGAACAAGACCTTAATGCTCAGTATCAACAATATTGGGACCAATACGGatattactacaattattaTCCATATTCTTACCCTCCAGTATATTCCCCACATCcattttaccatcaaaattctGATACAGATAATGAGGGTGCATATTCATCTTGTGATGAGATGACATATTATGGGGcattatttgcaaataaacCACCTAAAATTCCACAAAAACAACAAAGTGAAACGCCTAATATCATAGTAACGTCAGAAAACAACGCAGAAAATAACCCtgaaaataaatcacaaaaaaatgaagtcaaaaatatagaaaagGCAAATTCAGTTTCGGATTCCAGTGAATCTGAGTCAGATTCAGAATCGGATGCAGATACTGAAGTAGGAGATCAAAAAcctattaaaacaaaatcagGATCATTGATAGCAATCAAATCTGTCTCTGATATCAATATTTATGAGGACAGTAATAATTATCCGAATGACGATCAAGATGCTAATGATGACAATTCAAATGATGAAGAAAGTACTGAAGAAAATGAAGATGAATATTCTGCTTacgaagaagaagaagaaattcCACATCAATTAAGTGTAATATTCGAAGATGATAATGAAGTTAGCGATTATGAAAGTGTTCGAGGAAAGAAACCTCGTCAAGATAGTGAACATACTCTAGTTAGTGAAGAAGAAAGTTTCGTAACAGTTGGCAATGGAGAATCGGATACAGACGAAGAAGAAGAAGGTACCCATACACAATCAACAGTTACAGTAAAACtaccattaaaattaaaatgttcacGAAATGAACAAAATGAACCAATTACAACAATTATAGTTGAACCTACCAGTGAAATAATTGAAACTCATGTGACACTAAAAAGTCCTACTCCTTGTAAAGACAAGCCTAAAGAAGATGTCTCATTTACTATAAATATACCTTCacgtaaaaatagttttgaaaccCAAAACAATTCAGTAACTGATTCAAAGTTAACTGATTCTACTCAAGATTCCGATGTTTCAATCAGTATATCTTTAtcgttaaagaaaatttcagaTCAGAATAATGACTCTAGCGACCAATTAAAATGTGAAACTAAACAGGAAGAAGAGGAGTCTGAAAGTGAAGAAGAAAGTGATAGCGATAGTGATGACAATGATGAAGGTAGCTCTTCAAGCTCTGGTGACAGTAGTTCTGATAGTAGCTCAGAAAGTGAATCAGAAGTAGAAAATACTAAAGATGAAAAGGATGATATGAATGATATatctgaaaaagaaaaacaacaaattttaaaattattagcaaGAGCAAAGGGTATAGAAAAGGATGAGACAATTTCAATGAATGTAAAAGATAAGATCAAATCATTTGAAATGCATATTCGTAATGAGAGTAGTAATTCTAGAAGAAATAGTTCCAAATCAATAGTAGATATGACAGATGAAGAGGACTCTGGTGTGACTTCGGATATGAGTCGGCATATTTCAGATACAGATTCATCCGAATGTTTCCCGGAACTacgtaaaatgaataaatatagaCGTGCAGCAACACATTCAAGACTTTTCCAATTATTACAAGAAGAATACAATGCGAAAGACGAGGACGAAAATGAAACACagacaaatgaaaataatattaattctgtaaaaGAGAGTTTGACTTTACCGTTACAAATTGACCAAGAAGAATCATCTAGTGGAATTAATTCACCGATATCACCAACGGTGAACGATCGATTAGTTAAAGAATTAGtacaaagtttattaaaacgaaaaaaaggtaaatgttttagaaatttaCCGTTAGAAAAACTTCATGCAGCTGCGTTAAGAATACTACAAGAAGATATGGATCGATATGACACAATAAGTTCCTCAGAAGATGGTGGTAGTACGGCATTCTTATCTCCACTTCCCACAGAAACAGTAAATTCATCACCAGTACAAACTCCACAAGAATTCTTTAACGGAAATTACGACGATTATTCTGCATACTATAGTTCGTGGGCGAATATGGCATCTGACTCAGAAAACTATGATATTTTACCATCtagaacttttaaattattacaagatCATGCAACAGGAACCAAACCATACAAAAACACAGTTTTGGCAAAATGTCCTAGAGTATTAAGTGGTAAAAATCTTCcaaaagaattacaaaaagtgaCAGAAACCCGTGAAACTCCATCCCCACTCCTAGAATCAAATCCTGACAACAAAATTGAAGCACGTGCCACCTGA